Proteins encoded together in one Peribacillus asahii window:
- a CDS encoding ArsR/SmtB family transcription factor, whose amino-acid sequence MENHMQQFKTEFFKALAHPLRIQILELLTEGDKSVNEIQSSLGSEGSAVSQQLSVLRAKNIVVGTKDGKKVIYSLRDPKIADLLAIAKEIYNNHLIDTISILEEELDETEKSEQ is encoded by the coding sequence ATGGAGAATCATATGCAGCAATTTAAAACAGAATTTTTTAAAGCGTTAGCACATCCGTTACGCATTCAAATCCTTGAATTATTAACTGAAGGAGATAAAAGTGTTAATGAAATTCAAAGTAGTTTGGGAAGCGAAGGCTCAGCTGTTTCACAACAGTTAAGTGTTCTTCGAGCCAAAAATATTGTTGTAGGTACGAAGGATGGAAAAAAGGTCATTTATTCGCTTCGTGATCCAAAAATTGCTGACTTACTAGCTATCGCTAAAGAAATTTATAATAATCATTTAATTGATACCATTTCCATATTGGAAGAAGAACTGGATGAGACAGAAAAGAGTGAACAATAA
- a CDS encoding carbon starvation CstA family protein: MKALKSLIIWGIVSAIGAWSFAAIALNRGESINAIWLIIAALSVYAVAYRFYSKFIARKVFELDDNRKTPAEIHNDGKDYVPTNKWVLFGHHFAAIAGAGPLVGPVLAAQMGYLPGTIWLIVGVVLAGAVQDFIILFGSMRRNGKSLGEMIKEEMGPITGLIAMVGILGIMIILLAVLALVVVKALIGSPWGMFTIAATIPIAVFMGIYMRYIRPGRVGEGSIIGIILLILALYFGQYVSESETLAPLFTFSGETIAIMMIIYGFVASVLPVWLLLAPRDYLSTFLKIGTIIGLALGILFVLPVLEMPAVTQFIDGTGPVFSGNLFPFLFITIACGAVSGFHSLIASGTTPKMIERESHARPIGYGAMLTESFVAIMAIIAACVITPGIYFSLNSPAAVIGTDAVSAATTISEWGFVITPDDITTLADDVGEETILSRTGGAPTFAIGMAYIFSEIIGGKALMAFWYHFAILFEALFILTTVDAGTRVGRFMIQDIIGTVYKPFKKTEKWLPNVIATFLCVSLWGYFLYQGVIDPLGGINTLWPLFGIANQMLAAIALLLGTTVLFKMGKKAYTWVTLVPTTFLLVITMTAGWQKLFHENPAIGFLAHANKFKDAYDNGEVLAPAKDLAQMKQVIINDYVDAALCAIFMIVVITVLISAIRLWIKILKNQKIDSHETPYVSRT, encoded by the coding sequence ATGAAAGCGCTTAAATCGTTGATTATTTGGGGGATTGTATCGGCTATAGGGGCGTGGAGTTTTGCAGCAATCGCCTTAAACCGAGGAGAAAGTATTAATGCTATTTGGCTTATAATAGCAGCTCTTAGTGTATATGCAGTTGCCTATCGTTTTTATAGTAAGTTTATTGCTAGAAAAGTTTTTGAATTAGATGATAATAGGAAAACGCCTGCAGAAATCCATAATGATGGGAAAGATTATGTACCGACGAATAAATGGGTGTTATTCGGCCATCACTTTGCTGCGATTGCTGGTGCAGGTCCGCTTGTCGGCCCCGTTTTGGCAGCACAAATGGGGTATTTACCTGGAACGATTTGGCTTATTGTTGGGGTTGTTTTGGCGGGAGCTGTACAGGATTTTATTATTCTATTCGGATCGATGCGTCGTAATGGTAAGTCGCTTGGAGAGATGATTAAAGAGGAAATGGGGCCAATTACGGGTTTAATCGCAATGGTAGGCATTTTAGGCATTATGATTATTTTATTAGCGGTCCTTGCCCTCGTAGTGGTAAAAGCTTTAATTGGTAGTCCATGGGGGATGTTCACGATTGCGGCAACGATTCCGATTGCGGTTTTTATGGGAATCTATATGCGTTATATTCGGCCGGGACGAGTCGGAGAAGGTTCGATTATCGGTATTATTCTATTAATACTCGCTTTATACTTTGGTCAATACGTGTCAGAAAGTGAAACGCTAGCGCCATTATTCACATTTAGTGGTGAAACGATTGCAATCATGATGATTATATATGGATTTGTAGCATCTGTTCTCCCGGTTTGGCTGCTGCTTGCTCCGCGTGATTATTTAAGTACATTTTTAAAAATTGGGACGATTATCGGTTTAGCATTAGGGATTTTATTTGTATTACCGGTGCTTGAAATGCCAGCTGTAACTCAGTTTATCGATGGTACGGGTCCTGTATTCTCCGGTAACTTGTTCCCGTTCTTATTTATTACAATCGCTTGTGGAGCCGTATCGGGTTTTCACTCTCTTATTGCTTCTGGAACAACACCGAAAATGATTGAACGTGAATCGCATGCTCGTCCAATTGGTTATGGTGCGATGTTAACGGAGTCGTTTGTTGCAATTATGGCCATCATTGCAGCTTGTGTAATAACGCCAGGTATCTACTTTTCTCTGAATAGTCCAGCTGCCGTCATTGGAACGGATGCAGTGTCAGCGGCAACGACCATTTCTGAATGGGGGTTTGTCATTACCCCGGATGATATTACCACGCTTGCCGATGATGTAGGGGAAGAAACAATTCTATCGCGTACGGGCGGGGCACCGACGTTTGCGATTGGAATGGCTTATATTTTTTCAGAAATCATTGGCGGGAAGGCCTTGATGGCTTTTTGGTATCATTTTGCGATTCTCTTTGAAGCCTTGTTTATTTTGACCACGGTAGATGCGGGGACGAGAGTGGGCCGCTTTATGATTCAAGATATTATCGGAACGGTTTATAAGCCGTTTAAGAAAACAGAAAAGTGGCTTCCAAACGTAATAGCGACCTTCTTATGTGTATCTTTGTGGGGATATTTCCTCTATCAAGGCGTTATCGATCCTCTTGGAGGGATTAATACTCTTTGGCCGTTATTTGGGATTGCCAATCAAATGTTGGCTGCCATTGCTCTCTTACTGGGGACAACGGTATTGTTTAAAATGGGAAAGAAAGCGTACACATGGGTTACGCTTGTACCGACAACTTTCTTATTAGTGATTACGATGACAGCCGGTTGGCAAAAGTTATTCCATGAAAATCCTGCGATCGGTTTCTTAGCACATGCGAATAAATTTAAAGACGCTTATGATAATGGGGAAGTGCTTGCACCAGCAAAAGATTTGGCTCAAATGAAGCAAGTCATT
- a CDS encoding ABC transporter ATP-binding protein: MIKLFKYLKPYQLFIGLALFFLFVELGVELVQPLLMAKIIDEGIMQKDLSVVVFWGSIMMGMALFSFFGGIVNSFAASHVAQSFGYDVRKRLFEKVQAFSFSNLNKFAASSLITRLTNDVTMIQSTVFMGLRIMLRAPLMVIGGGVMALFVHVQLALILVIMIPVLVFFLVWMMKRAMRLFKGVQERLDQVNSVIRENLMGMRVIKVFLRKNHEVKRFATASDELKEKTTVSLRFIETTIPVLMLVMNGGILFIIWLGSEYISTGDIQVGEVVAIVNYAMRITASLSILSWLMTVVARAKASADRVNDIVDTEIDLLDTKETGYIEGKYEGKIQFDSVSFRYPGSEALVLKNLSFTADARETVAIMGATGSGKTSLFQLIPRLFDIESGYIYLDDEELTHIPLHTLRKQIGYVPQEAVLFSGSIRENIAWGKEEASIEEIMLAAKHAQIHETIMQLPKQYETTLGQKGINLSGGQKQRLSIARALVRNPKILLLDDSTSALDLKTEGKLLHALKGYSCTTLIITQKISTAMEADKILLLDEGELIAIGTHTQLAETNALYQKIIQSQFGKEGLRFEAKS; this comes from the coding sequence ATGATAAAACTATTTAAATATTTGAAACCATATCAACTATTCATCGGGCTTGCTCTGTTTTTTCTATTCGTTGAACTTGGAGTAGAGCTCGTACAGCCGTTGTTAATGGCGAAAATTATTGATGAAGGAATTATGCAGAAAGATTTATCGGTCGTTGTTTTTTGGGGCTCTATCATGATGGGGATGGCGCTGTTTTCCTTTTTCGGAGGAATTGTTAATTCTTTTGCTGCTTCACATGTTGCTCAAAGCTTTGGTTACGATGTTCGAAAACGTTTGTTTGAAAAAGTGCAAGCCTTTTCATTTTCTAATTTGAATAAATTTGCTGCCTCTTCGTTAATTACGAGATTAACGAATGATGTAACAATGATTCAAAGTACGGTATTTATGGGTCTTCGCATTATGCTGCGTGCCCCGCTAATGGTCATCGGCGGGGGTGTAATGGCGCTTTTCGTCCATGTTCAGTTAGCGCTTATTTTAGTCATTATGATTCCCGTTCTTGTGTTCTTTTTAGTATGGATGATGAAGCGAGCGATGCGTTTATTTAAAGGTGTACAGGAGAGATTAGATCAAGTAAATAGTGTAATACGTGAGAACTTGATGGGAATGAGAGTCATTAAAGTGTTTCTACGAAAAAATCATGAGGTGAAGCGTTTTGCTACAGCAAGTGATGAATTAAAAGAGAAAACAACTGTATCTCTACGATTCATTGAAACGACGATACCAGTATTAATGCTCGTCATGAATGGCGGAATTCTCTTTATTATTTGGCTGGGCAGTGAGTATATTTCGACTGGCGATATTCAAGTCGGAGAGGTAGTTGCTATTGTCAATTATGCAATGAGAATTACAGCTTCCCTCTCCATCTTATCTTGGTTAATGACAGTAGTTGCACGAGCGAAGGCATCGGCAGACCGTGTGAATGACATAGTAGATACAGAAATCGATCTTCTTGATACGAAGGAAACGGGTTATATAGAGGGGAAATATGAAGGAAAGATACAATTTGATTCGGTCTCTTTTCGTTACCCAGGAAGTGAAGCACTTGTATTAAAAAATCTTTCGTTTACCGCTGACGCGAGAGAAACGGTAGCGATTATGGGGGCGACAGGATCTGGGAAAACCTCATTGTTTCAATTGATTCCTCGGCTTTTTGATATTGAGTCTGGGTATATTTATTTGGATGATGAAGAGCTTACACATATACCGCTTCATACGCTTCGAAAGCAAATTGGCTATGTGCCGCAGGAGGCTGTCCTTTTTTCAGGATCTATCCGAGAGAATATTGCGTGGGGCAAGGAAGAAGCTTCTATTGAAGAAATTATGTTGGCAGCCAAACATGCACAAATTCATGAAACCATTATGCAATTACCTAAGCAATATGAAACAACTTTAGGCCAGAAAGGCATCAACCTTTCTGGTGGACAAAAACAGCGTCTTTCAATTGCTCGTGCCCTTGTTCGAAATCCTAAAATTCTTTTGTTAGATGATAGTACAAGTGCTCTGGATTTAAAAACAGAGGGAAAGTTGCTTCATGCATTAAAAGGGTATAGCTGTACGACGCTTATTATTACTCAAAAGATTAGCACAGCGATGGAAGCGGATAAAATCTTATTATTAGACGAAGGGGAGCTGATTGCTATAGGGACACATACGCAATTAGCCGAGACGAATGCTCTTTATCAAAAAATTATCCAATCGCAGTTTGGAAAGGAGGGATTGCGATTTGAGGCCAAAAGCTAA
- a CDS encoding SulP family inorganic anion transporter produces MRTKFTGRFQGYSSVDFQKDILSGITVGVIAIPLAMAFAIASGVNPEYGIYTTIIAGILISLLGGSKYQIGGPTGAFVPILLGIVLAYGYADLLLAGLLAGIMLCLMGMFKLGTLIKYIPLPVTIGFTAGIAVIIFTGQIANFLGLTGIEKHEQFITNMKEIILHVDTINVYSIITALICLFVILGTAKFLPKVPNSLAGLIVSSIVASIFFAEQVPTIGTVYGGIPNALPQFEMLDITWERIERLLAPAFVIAALGAIESLLSAVVADGMTNSKHNSNRELIGQGVANIVTPFFGGIPATGAIARTATNIKSGAVSPMSGIIHGVFVLLTLLLLAPYASAIPLASMAPVLMIVAWNMSERKHFAHLLKQKTGDSLVLLLTFLLTVFTSLTIAVEVGLILAILLFVNQMSKQLITEKVLPDHHNKQSKVLPHVVNDQHDCPQVSIYTIEGPLFFGAAQTFEKNILNTLQGKPRVLILRLSKVPFMDTTGEATFRNIVKEIHNSGGTVLVSGATSTLKETLQKNKLLEEIGEEYFFKHTGEAINYALTQLNTNQCIGCHHFAFRECKQLSQPSCLNNKTYN; encoded by the coding sequence GTGAGAACTAAATTTACAGGGAGATTTCAAGGCTATTCATCAGTCGATTTTCAAAAAGATATCCTCTCAGGTATAACTGTTGGCGTTATTGCTATTCCACTCGCTATGGCTTTTGCCATTGCTTCCGGAGTGAATCCAGAGTATGGAATTTATACAACCATTATTGCTGGGATTCTCATTTCTCTACTCGGTGGTTCCAAATACCAAATTGGCGGACCAACCGGAGCTTTTGTCCCTATTTTATTAGGCATTGTTCTTGCCTATGGTTATGCAGACTTGCTATTAGCTGGATTATTAGCGGGGATCATGCTATGTCTCATGGGTATGTTTAAGCTCGGTACATTAATCAAATATATCCCGCTCCCCGTTACAATTGGTTTTACTGCAGGAATTGCAGTGATTATTTTCACTGGGCAAATCGCCAACTTTTTAGGACTAACAGGCATTGAAAAGCATGAGCAGTTTATAACAAATATGAAAGAAATTATCCTTCATGTAGATACTATAAATGTCTATAGCATTATAACAGCACTCATCTGTCTATTTGTGATTCTAGGCACAGCCAAATTTCTACCAAAAGTACCAAACTCTTTAGCCGGATTAATTGTTTCAAGTATCGTTGCGTCTATCTTCTTTGCTGAACAAGTTCCAACGATCGGAACCGTTTATGGAGGCATTCCTAATGCACTTCCACAATTTGAAATGCTCGATATAACTTGGGAAAGAATTGAACGATTGCTTGCTCCCGCTTTTGTCATTGCTGCCTTAGGAGCTATTGAATCTCTACTGTCAGCGGTTGTCGCTGATGGCATGACAAACAGTAAGCATAATAGTAATCGTGAACTAATCGGGCAAGGAGTTGCCAATATCGTCACGCCTTTTTTCGGGGGTATTCCGGCTACCGGGGCCATTGCCCGAACAGCTACGAATATTAAAAGCGGTGCCGTCTCTCCGATGTCTGGTATCATTCATGGCGTCTTTGTTTTATTGACTTTGTTATTGCTCGCTCCGTATGCTTCGGCGATTCCTCTGGCAAGCATGGCTCCTGTTTTAATGATTGTCGCTTGGAATATGAGTGAACGAAAACATTTCGCCCACTTACTTAAACAGAAAACCGGAGATTCTCTTGTTCTGCTTTTAACTTTTCTCTTAACTGTATTTACAAGCTTAACTATAGCTGTTGAAGTAGGCCTTATTTTAGCCATCCTATTATTTGTCAACCAAATGAGCAAGCAGCTCATAACAGAAAAAGTACTGCCAGATCATCATAATAAGCAAAGTAAAGTGTTGCCCCATGTTGTAAATGATCAGCATGATTGTCCACAAGTGAGTATTTATACAATCGAGGGACCTCTCTTTTTTGGAGCAGCGCAAACGTTTGAAAAAAACATACTGAACACACTGCAAGGGAAACCACGAGTGTTAATTTTACGGCTTAGTAAAGTACCGTTTATGGATACAACTGGAGAAGCTACATTCCGAAACATCGTAAAAGAGATTCATAATTCTGGAGGAACTGTACTAGTTTCAGGGGCTACATCAACGTTAAAAGAAACGTTACAAAAAAATAAATTACTAGAGGAAATTGGAGAAGAGTATTTCTTCAAACATACCGGAGAAGCTATTAACTATGCACTAACCCAATTAAACACGAACCAATGCATAGGCTGCCATCATTTCGCATTCCGAGAATGCAAGCAGCTTTCTCAACCTTCATGTTTAAACAATAAAACATATAACTAA
- a CDS encoding acyltransferase family protein produces MLTISIVKERDPFLDNARFILVFLVVFGHFIVQVKHHHWFIFELNNFLSLLRMPALIIITGFLSKGFNRPGYIEKTAKTILVPYLLFQVIFAYYYYLLYDKSIFTYDFFQPQFTLWFIFSLFMWKMLLFIFSNLKHPLLFAFIFGIGIGYIEGAGHYFNIQRTFTYFPFFMLGFYLKKEHFEIVKKKSSKLLGIVFIVVVWFIVSQFPPAEVQSWLGANRSYIANGHEEWYIGLKRAMFYSFSLLVGFAFLSFVPTKKTFFTNLGRKTAYIYILHGAIVRTLYVYVINPEEFTTIWHYLQLPMYAILLVLILSSKSVTVLMKPLIEGKIVDYCAFPFKWLSNKRKLEQELPIQKSA; encoded by the coding sequence ATGTTAACGATTAGTATTGTCAAGGAACGTGACCCTTTTTTGGATAACGCTAGATTTATTCTCGTATTTCTAGTTGTATTTGGTCACTTTATCGTGCAAGTAAAACACCATCATTGGTTTATCTTCGAATTAAACAATTTTCTTTCTCTGCTTAGAATGCCTGCCCTCATCATTATTACAGGCTTTTTATCCAAAGGCTTTAATCGGCCTGGTTACATTGAAAAAACGGCGAAAACAATCCTTGTACCTTATTTACTATTTCAAGTAATTTTTGCATATTACTATTACTTATTATATGACAAAAGTATATTCACTTATGACTTCTTCCAGCCACAATTTACTTTATGGTTTATATTCAGTTTATTTATGTGGAAAATGCTTTTATTTATTTTCTCTAATTTAAAGCATCCACTCCTTTTCGCTTTTATTTTTGGAATTGGAATCGGGTATATCGAAGGTGCTGGACATTATTTTAATATTCAAAGAACCTTTACTTACTTTCCTTTCTTTATGCTAGGGTTTTATTTGAAGAAAGAACATTTTGAAATCGTGAAAAAGAAGTCTTCTAAATTACTAGGTATTGTTTTTATTGTAGTAGTTTGGTTTATTGTATCTCAATTTCCACCAGCCGAAGTTCAATCTTGGTTAGGAGCAAACCGTTCCTATATTGCAAATGGACATGAAGAATGGTATATCGGCTTAAAACGGGCCATGTTTTATTCATTTTCACTTTTAGTAGGCTTTGCGTTTTTATCCTTTGTACCAACCAAAAAGACATTCTTTACAAACTTAGGACGAAAAACAGCCTATATTTATATCCTTCACGGAGCAATCGTTCGAACACTATACGTATATGTCATCAATCCAGAAGAGTTTACAACAATCTGGCATTATTTACAGCTGCCGATGTATGCGATTTTACTTGTGCTCATACTAAGCTCTAAATCTGTCACTGTGCTAATGAAACCATTAATCGAAGGAAAAATAGTCGATTATTGTGCATTTCCATTCAAATGGCTATCTAATAAGCGTAAACTTGAGCAGGAACTGCCTATACAAAAAAGTGCGTAA
- a CDS encoding ABC transporter ATP-binding protein: MRPKAKVKKPENWFPTVKRIWGYLRERKKGIVFVLLMVIVSSMLGLLGPYLVGVAIDEYIVTRDGSGLLLLLCSLLGVYVFYSLSTWLQNYWMIGIAQHTVYRMRSDLFYQFQLLPISFFDKRKHGELMSRVTNDMENVSSTLNSSVIQIFSSVLTLVGTIGVMLWLSPLLTLLTLTIVPLMFYGMKWITNRTGKLFKEQQSSIGELNGFIEETISGQRIVKTFSQEEKVMGEFLERSERYKRSSFWAQSYSGLIPKLMNLLNNLSFTIIAAIGGYLALKGVVSIGVIVIFTEYSRQFTRPLNELANQFNTLLSAIAGAERVFEVLDEREEAQDEKEASVLRHVTGKVEFEQVSFSYEKEGNNTIKDVSFHVNPGETIALVGPTGAGKTTIINLLSRFYEVQSGRIMVDGQDISNITRASLRSHMGFVLQDSFLFQGTIRENIRFGRLEASDTEVVEAAKLANAHSFIMKLPNQYDTVLKQDDSGISQGQRQLLSIARAILANPTILILDEATSNIDTITEVKIQEALEHLMEGRTSFVIAHRLNTIQQADQILVLEKGRIIEKGSHRELLEVKGFYYELYHSQLKGDKIG, translated from the coding sequence TTGAGGCCAAAAGCTAAGGTGAAAAAGCCGGAAAACTGGTTTCCGACAGTAAAGCGTATTTGGGGTTATTTGCGTGAAAGGAAAAAAGGCATTGTATTTGTCTTACTTATGGTTATTGTGAGCTCTATGCTCGGTTTATTAGGACCTTATCTCGTAGGGGTTGCGATTGATGAATATATTGTAACGAGAGATGGGAGCGGGCTTTTGCTTTTATTGTGCAGCTTGCTTGGTGTTTATGTATTCTATTCTCTTTCAACCTGGCTGCAAAATTATTGGATGATTGGGATAGCTCAACATACAGTTTACCGGATGCGAAGTGATTTATTTTATCAATTTCAATTACTGCCGATTTCCTTTTTCGATAAACGAAAGCATGGCGAATTGATGAGTCGTGTTACGAATGATATGGAAAATGTTAGTTCTACGTTAAATAGCTCCGTTATTCAGATTTTTTCTAGTGTGTTGACGCTGGTTGGAACGATTGGAGTAATGCTATGGTTAAGTCCGTTATTAACATTGCTAACATTGACGATTGTGCCGCTTATGTTCTATGGCATGAAGTGGATTACCAATCGAACAGGGAAGCTATTTAAAGAGCAGCAGAGCAGCATTGGTGAATTAAATGGATTTATTGAGGAAACCATTTCTGGACAGCGGATTGTCAAAACGTTTTCCCAAGAAGAGAAGGTTATGGGAGAATTTTTAGAAAGAAGCGAAAGATACAAACGTTCTTCCTTTTGGGCACAATCTTACTCGGGGTTAATTCCTAAGTTGATGAACTTGCTAAATAACCTTAGCTTTACGATTATTGCAGCAATTGGTGGATATCTGGCGTTAAAGGGTGTTGTTTCAATTGGGGTTATTGTAATTTTCACGGAATACTCCAGACAGTTTACTCGTCCGTTGAACGAATTAGCCAATCAGTTTAATACATTGTTATCGGCGATTGCAGGTGCTGAGCGAGTATTTGAAGTGTTAGACGAACGAGAAGAGGCACAAGATGAGAAGGAAGCTAGTGTCCTCCGACATGTGACAGGGAAAGTAGAGTTTGAACAAGTCTCTTTTTCCTATGAAAAAGAAGGAAATAATACGATTAAAGATGTAAGTTTTCATGTTAATCCAGGGGAAACAATCGCACTTGTTGGACCGACAGGAGCGGGAAAAACGACGATTATTAATTTACTATCTCGTTTTTATGAGGTGCAAAGTGGACGTATTATGGTAGATGGACAGGATATTAGTAATATAACAAGAGCTAGCTTGCGCTCTCATATGGGCTTTGTTCTGCAAGATTCGTTTTTATTTCAAGGAACGATTCGTGAAAATATTCGATTCGGACGTCTAGAAGCAAGTGACACAGAGGTCGTTGAGGCTGCTAAACTAGCTAACGCACACTCTTTTATTATGAAATTGCCCAATCAATATGACACAGTGCTGAAACAGGATGATAGTGGAATTAGCCAAGGGCAGCGACAGTTGTTATCGATTGCACGAGCGATTCTAGCAAATCCAACGATTTTAATTTTAGATGAAGCAACAAGTAACATCGATACAATAACAGAAGTGAAGATTCAGGAAGCGTTGGAACACTTAATGGAAGGAAGAACGAGCTTTGTCATTGCTCATCGCTTAAATACTATTCAACAAGCTGATCAAATTCTGGTGTTAGAAAAAGGGCGTATTATTGAAAAAGGCTCGCATAGAGAATTGTTAGAAGTAAAAGGGTTTTATTATGAGTTGTATCATAGTCAATTAAAAGGAGATAAGATTGGTTAA